The following are encoded together in the Lathyrus oleraceus cultivar Zhongwan6 chromosome 3, CAAS_Psat_ZW6_1.0, whole genome shotgun sequence genome:
- the LOC127126894 gene encoding uncharacterized protein LOC127126894 isoform X2 has translation MPPKVVKRGAAAKKATLSSKTAIQNQKQEPEPEPVKNHEVPVADVVAEDNPVETNNLAPEIVPNGLAAMESNNGEEEVKDSIDECEKDEHLDLEDNYHESDPEEYVGDDYDERENEQDDGQEVGDEVEEELEEIVDEEDGDTGDEEVEYVYEEVEGDDDDDSAVGDDDDSAVGDDDDHAGTENEHEHLADVAEEGQGEVRKEQHKQKEFEVFVGGLDKNATEHHLRKIFGKVGKITEARLMMNPQNKRNKGFALLRFETVEQVKRALAELKNPVINGKQCGITPCQDNDTLYLDNICKTWKKEALKEKLKHYKVESFKDLTLVEDGSNEGTNCGFALLEFSSHSDAKEAYKRLQKTDVVFGVDKPAEVSFADSFDDLEDDITAQVKTVFIDLLPPSWGEDYVRGLLKKYGEVEKVELAKNRPAARRKNYGFVTFATHAAAVECAESITGSGLGDGNKKAKVRARLSRPFQKVRVKHVTHSDLSGRKFRRSARPSRSRPSLRSRPALRSRLGPPSRPTIQSRLGPPSRPALQSRLGPPSRSARVMRRLGNSIPPVRPSSARNRRPVSSVPVRARPATPPARSHERLTAAYPKSSSMKRDYGRPVDLPPPRSRVSADYGSQAASQRHSSYRDYPARDSGYSDLHRNASRTAPRRDHLDEIFDQRLERSPPPPHLSYREGRPHDYDTLSGSKRPYAAMDDISPQYADPDARQSRSRLDYDYGGSVSQYRESYGDRHGRSSLGYNSGSRSSSSIQNSHGAYSSRQDMSYGRGSIGASDGGIYSSSYGGDYISRGSDAGGSSYSSMYSSRGMNGSSSYMGSGGGSRSYY, from the exons ATGCCTCCGAAGGTGGTAAAAAGAGGCGCTGCTGCGAAGAAAGCGACTCTTTCTTCAAAAACTGCAATTCAGAATCAGAAGCaagaacctgaacctgaacctgtGAAGAATCATGAAGTTCCTGTTGCTGATGTTGTGGCGGAAGATAATCCCGTTGAAACAAACAATCTGGCTCCAGAAATAGTGCCTAATGGTTTGGCTGCGATGGAAAGTA ACAATGGGGAGGAGGAGGTTAAGGACTCCATAGATGAATGTGAAAAAGATGAACACTTAGATTTGGAGGATAATTATCATGAGTCTGATCCTGAAGAGTATGTCGGTGATGACTATGATGAGAGGGAGAATGAACAAGACGATGGTCAGGAGGTCGGAGATGAAGTAGAGGAAGAACTTGAAGAGATAGTGGATGAAGAAGATGGTGATACTGGCGATGAAGAAGTTGAATATGTTTATGAAGAAGTTGAgggtgatgatgatgatgattctgctgttggtgatgatgatgattctgctgttggtgatgatgatgatcATGCTGGTACGGAGAACGAGCATGAGCATCTGGCTGATGTGGCTGAAGAGGGGCAAGGTGAAGTTAGAAAGGAACAGCATAAGCAGAAggagtttgaagtatttgttgGGGGCCTAGACAAGAATGCAACGGAGCATCATCTGAGGAAGATTTTCGGTAAAGTTGGGAAGATTACTGAGGCCAGGCTAATGATGAATCCTCAGAATAAAAGGAACAAGGGATTTGCATTATTGCGTTTCGAAACTGTTGAACAAGTGAAAAGAGCATTGGCAGAGCTAAAAAATCCAGTG ATTAATGGAAAACAATGCGGTATCACTCCATGTCAGGACAATGATACTCTCTATTTAGATAACATTTGCAAGACATGGAAAAAGGAAGCT TTAAAGGAGAAATTGAAACATTATAAAGTTGAAAGTTTCAAGGATTTGACTTTAGTAGAAGATGGTAGCAATGAGGGAACAAACTGTGGGTTTGCGCTTTTGGAATTTTCATCACATTCAGATGCTAAGGAAGCCTATAAGCGATTGCAGAAGACAGATGTTGTTTTTGGAGTTGATAAGCCTGCTGAGGTTTCCTTTGCTGACTCCTTTGATGACCTGGAAGATGATATTACCGCACAG GTTAAAACTGTATTTATTGATTTACTGCCTCCTTCATGGGGTGAAGATTATGTTCGAGGTCTTCTTAAGAAATATGGGGAGGTTGAAAAAGTTGAGCTTGCTAAGAACAGGCCAGCTGCTCGCAGGAAGAATTATGGATTTGTTACGTTTGCTACACATGCTGCTGCTGTTGAATGTGCTGAGAGTATTACAGGTTCAGGGTTAGGCGACGGCAACAAAAAG gcaaaagttagggctAGGTTGTCGAGACCTTTTCAGAAAGTTCGTGTAAAACATGTTACTCATAGTGACCTTTCTGGCCGCAAGTTTCGAAGGTCGGCAAGGCCTTCACGGAGTCGACCTTCACTGCGGAGTCGACCTGCACTACGGAGTCGCCTTGGGCCACCAAGTCGTCCTACAATACAGAGTCGACTTGGACCACCAAGTCGACCTGCACTTCAGAGTCGACTTGGACCACCAAGTCGATCTGCTCGTGTGATGAGGAGACTTGGAAACAGTATCCCACCAGTTAGGCCTTCTAGTGCGAGAAATAGACGTCCTGTCTCATCAGTGCCAGTAAGAGCTAGGCCAGCCACTCCTCCAGCTAGATCCCATGAGAGATTGACAG CTGCATATCCAAAAAGTAGCAGCATGAAGAGAGATTATGGTCGACCTGTGGATCTGCCACCTCCAAGAAGTAGAGTTTCTGCAGATTATGGCTCTCAGGCGGCCTCTCAAAGACATTCATCTTATAGAGATTATCCAGCCCGTGACTCTGGCTACTCTGATCTGCATAGGAATGCGTCTCGTACTGCACCAAGGAGGGATCATCTAGATGAAATCTTTGATCAAAGACTTGAAAGGTCTCCTCCTCCTCCCCATCTAAGTTATCGTGAAGGGCGCCCACATGATTATGACACACTATCTGGCTCAAAACGTCCTTATGCTGCCATG GATGATATTTCTCCACAGTATGCTGATCCTGATGCTCGCCAATCAAGATCTCGATTAGACTATGACTACGGAGGCAGTGTTTCACAATATAGAGAGTCTTATGGTGATAG GCATGGAAGATCTAGTTTGGGATATAATAGTGGCAGTAGAAGTTCTAGTTCTATTCAAAACTCACATGGGGCGTATAGCAGTCGACAGGACATGAGTTATGGTAGAG GTTCTATTGGCGCTAGTGATGGGGGTATCTACTCATCAAGTTATGGTGGGGATTACATATCTCGTGGAAGTGAT GCTGGTGGCAGCTCGTATTCGTCCATGTATTCTAGCAGGGGTATGAACGGTAGTAGCAGTTATATGGGTAGTGGCGGCGGATCTAGGTCTTATTATTGA
- the LOC127126895 gene encoding uncharacterized protein LOC127126895: MKMGRRYSDSDFGKFTLLLFFLIGAISCFAVYLFLMVVFRVNAASVVTMQDDALVEKRDFENLLSEEEGKCCRGVEHLELWGEAVRWGNDFRVNSSEDCCKACKNLCQGDGQRCLCNSWVFCGDRDACGPRFGECWLKQQKDALKPDRVNSGSRDNVMWTSGFVFDKGEGIVGLETDYGILRIKLLPDCAPQSVSYILELLALSHCIGCQFYRAESRGRFWDAKGNHIKKATFGPPFALIQGTLESHEYMFTDIPKEHCPAIKRGSVAWVGSGPEFFISLANHNEWRNPYTVFGYVLSEDLQIVEKISRLPTKSDVWSDIPVSILENPVFIRFRKIT, encoded by the exons ATGAAAATGGGTCGTCGCTATAGCGACTCAGATTTCGGCAAATTCACGCTTCTCCTTTTCTTTCTCATAGGCGCAATCTCCTGTTTCGCGGTATACCTTTTCCTTATGGTGGTATTTAGGGTGAACGCTGCATCGGTGGTAACAATGCAGGATGACGCGTTGGTTGAAAAGCGTGATTTTGAGAATTTGTTGAGTGAGGAAGAAGGAAAATGTTGTAGAGGGGTTGAGCATTTGGAGCTATGGGGTGAAGCGGTGAGATGGGGGAATGATTTTAGGGTTAATTCTTCTGAGGATTGTTGTAAGGCTTGTAAGAATCTGTGTCAGGGTGATGGTCAACGTTGTTTGTGTAATTCTTGGGTTTTTTGTGGGGATAGAGATGCTTGTGGACCTAGATTTGGTGAG TGTTGGCTAAAACAACAAAAAGATGCTTTAAAGCCTGATCGAGTAAACTCGGGCTCAAGAGATAACGTTATGTGGACTTCTGGATTTGTGTTTGATAAGGGAGAG GGCATTGTTGGCTTGGAAACCGACTATGGAATTCTTCGTATAAAG CTTTTGCCAGACTGTGCTCCACAATCTGTTTCCTACATTCTTGAACTGTTGGCATTGTCACATTGTATTGGTTGCCAGTTTTATCGCGCCGAAAGCCGGGGACGTTTTTGGGATGCAAAAGGAAACCACATAAAAAAG GCTACATTTGGCCCTCCTTTTGCACTAATTCAAGGAACATTGGAATCCCACGAGTATATGTTCACGGATATTCCAAAAGAACACTGTCCTGCCATAAAAAGAGGGTCCGTGGCATGGGTTGGTTCTGGTCCAGAGTTCTTCATCAGCCTTGCTAATCACAACGAATGGAGAAATCCGTATACCGTCTTTGGCTACGTTCTATCCGAAGACTTGCAAATTGTAGAGAAAATTTCTCGACTTCCAACTAAATCAGATGTTTGGAGTGACATTCCTGTCTCTATCTTGGAAAACCCGGTTTTTATACGGTTTCGAAAAATAACATGA
- the LOC127126894 gene encoding uncharacterized protein LOC127126894 isoform X1, with translation MPPKVVKRGAAAKKATLSSKTAIQNQKQEPEPEPVKNHEVPVADVVAEDNPVETNNLAPEIVPNGLAAMESTDNGEEEVKDSIDECEKDEHLDLEDNYHESDPEEYVGDDYDERENEQDDGQEVGDEVEEELEEIVDEEDGDTGDEEVEYVYEEVEGDDDDDSAVGDDDDSAVGDDDDHAGTENEHEHLADVAEEGQGEVRKEQHKQKEFEVFVGGLDKNATEHHLRKIFGKVGKITEARLMMNPQNKRNKGFALLRFETVEQVKRALAELKNPVINGKQCGITPCQDNDTLYLDNICKTWKKEALKEKLKHYKVESFKDLTLVEDGSNEGTNCGFALLEFSSHSDAKEAYKRLQKTDVVFGVDKPAEVSFADSFDDLEDDITAQVKTVFIDLLPPSWGEDYVRGLLKKYGEVEKVELAKNRPAARRKNYGFVTFATHAAAVECAESITGSGLGDGNKKAKVRARLSRPFQKVRVKHVTHSDLSGRKFRRSARPSRSRPSLRSRPALRSRLGPPSRPTIQSRLGPPSRPALQSRLGPPSRSARVMRRLGNSIPPVRPSSARNRRPVSSVPVRARPATPPARSHERLTAAYPKSSSMKRDYGRPVDLPPPRSRVSADYGSQAASQRHSSYRDYPARDSGYSDLHRNASRTAPRRDHLDEIFDQRLERSPPPPHLSYREGRPHDYDTLSGSKRPYAAMDDISPQYADPDARQSRSRLDYDYGGSVSQYRESYGDRHGRSSLGYNSGSRSSSSIQNSHGAYSSRQDMSYGRGSIGASDGGIYSSSYGGDYISRGSDAGGSSYSSMYSSRGMNGSSSYMGSGGGSRSYY, from the exons ATGCCTCCGAAGGTGGTAAAAAGAGGCGCTGCTGCGAAGAAAGCGACTCTTTCTTCAAAAACTGCAATTCAGAATCAGAAGCaagaacctgaacctgaacctgtGAAGAATCATGAAGTTCCTGTTGCTGATGTTGTGGCGGAAGATAATCCCGTTGAAACAAACAATCTGGCTCCAGAAATAGTGCCTAATGGTTTGGCTGCGATGGAAAGTA CAGACAATGGGGAGGAGGAGGTTAAGGACTCCATAGATGAATGTGAAAAAGATGAACACTTAGATTTGGAGGATAATTATCATGAGTCTGATCCTGAAGAGTATGTCGGTGATGACTATGATGAGAGGGAGAATGAACAAGACGATGGTCAGGAGGTCGGAGATGAAGTAGAGGAAGAACTTGAAGAGATAGTGGATGAAGAAGATGGTGATACTGGCGATGAAGAAGTTGAATATGTTTATGAAGAAGTTGAgggtgatgatgatgatgattctgctgttggtgatgatgatgattctgctgttggtgatgatgatgatcATGCTGGTACGGAGAACGAGCATGAGCATCTGGCTGATGTGGCTGAAGAGGGGCAAGGTGAAGTTAGAAAGGAACAGCATAAGCAGAAggagtttgaagtatttgttgGGGGCCTAGACAAGAATGCAACGGAGCATCATCTGAGGAAGATTTTCGGTAAAGTTGGGAAGATTACTGAGGCCAGGCTAATGATGAATCCTCAGAATAAAAGGAACAAGGGATTTGCATTATTGCGTTTCGAAACTGTTGAACAAGTGAAAAGAGCATTGGCAGAGCTAAAAAATCCAGTG ATTAATGGAAAACAATGCGGTATCACTCCATGTCAGGACAATGATACTCTCTATTTAGATAACATTTGCAAGACATGGAAAAAGGAAGCT TTAAAGGAGAAATTGAAACATTATAAAGTTGAAAGTTTCAAGGATTTGACTTTAGTAGAAGATGGTAGCAATGAGGGAACAAACTGTGGGTTTGCGCTTTTGGAATTTTCATCACATTCAGATGCTAAGGAAGCCTATAAGCGATTGCAGAAGACAGATGTTGTTTTTGGAGTTGATAAGCCTGCTGAGGTTTCCTTTGCTGACTCCTTTGATGACCTGGAAGATGATATTACCGCACAG GTTAAAACTGTATTTATTGATTTACTGCCTCCTTCATGGGGTGAAGATTATGTTCGAGGTCTTCTTAAGAAATATGGGGAGGTTGAAAAAGTTGAGCTTGCTAAGAACAGGCCAGCTGCTCGCAGGAAGAATTATGGATTTGTTACGTTTGCTACACATGCTGCTGCTGTTGAATGTGCTGAGAGTATTACAGGTTCAGGGTTAGGCGACGGCAACAAAAAG gcaaaagttagggctAGGTTGTCGAGACCTTTTCAGAAAGTTCGTGTAAAACATGTTACTCATAGTGACCTTTCTGGCCGCAAGTTTCGAAGGTCGGCAAGGCCTTCACGGAGTCGACCTTCACTGCGGAGTCGACCTGCACTACGGAGTCGCCTTGGGCCACCAAGTCGTCCTACAATACAGAGTCGACTTGGACCACCAAGTCGACCTGCACTTCAGAGTCGACTTGGACCACCAAGTCGATCTGCTCGTGTGATGAGGAGACTTGGAAACAGTATCCCACCAGTTAGGCCTTCTAGTGCGAGAAATAGACGTCCTGTCTCATCAGTGCCAGTAAGAGCTAGGCCAGCCACTCCTCCAGCTAGATCCCATGAGAGATTGACAG CTGCATATCCAAAAAGTAGCAGCATGAAGAGAGATTATGGTCGACCTGTGGATCTGCCACCTCCAAGAAGTAGAGTTTCTGCAGATTATGGCTCTCAGGCGGCCTCTCAAAGACATTCATCTTATAGAGATTATCCAGCCCGTGACTCTGGCTACTCTGATCTGCATAGGAATGCGTCTCGTACTGCACCAAGGAGGGATCATCTAGATGAAATCTTTGATCAAAGACTTGAAAGGTCTCCTCCTCCTCCCCATCTAAGTTATCGTGAAGGGCGCCCACATGATTATGACACACTATCTGGCTCAAAACGTCCTTATGCTGCCATG GATGATATTTCTCCACAGTATGCTGATCCTGATGCTCGCCAATCAAGATCTCGATTAGACTATGACTACGGAGGCAGTGTTTCACAATATAGAGAGTCTTATGGTGATAG GCATGGAAGATCTAGTTTGGGATATAATAGTGGCAGTAGAAGTTCTAGTTCTATTCAAAACTCACATGGGGCGTATAGCAGTCGACAGGACATGAGTTATGGTAGAG GTTCTATTGGCGCTAGTGATGGGGGTATCTACTCATCAAGTTATGGTGGGGATTACATATCTCGTGGAAGTGAT GCTGGTGGCAGCTCGTATTCGTCCATGTATTCTAGCAGGGGTATGAACGGTAGTAGCAGTTATATGGGTAGTGGCGGCGGATCTAGGTCTTATTATTGA